The genomic DNA CGTGCTGGCTACTACCCCGAGGGTGGAACAGTACGCGTGACGCTCACTGCCGACCGTCCATCCGGACGCGTGTTGGGAGGCAGTCTCGTCTCCGAGTACGGCGAAGGTGCTGTCCACCGAAGCCACGCGCTCGTTGGGGCAGTTACCGAAAGAATCACCGTCGACGAACTCTCCGACTACGACCTCGCGTATGCGCCCCCTTTCAATACTACCTGGGATCCTGTGTTGACCGCAGCGAAGGTACTCGAGGGCAACCGATAGTCCCCGGTTCGTCGCGCGCAGTCTCTGTCAGCCGTCACGTTCCGAAAACGCTTCCCAGAACACCTCTGGAAGCTCTTGATCGGGATTTTCTTCGAGATAGTCCTGTTTGGTCAGGTTCGCATCTTCAATAAGGGAAGCAGCCTCGCCAGCCCAGACGTAGAATCCAATCAGCGTCTCGCGACGCATACGCTCGAGATCAACCGAGTGATAGACGTTAACAACACCACCCGATTCCCGGTTTAGTTCCGATCGCCGGAGGAGCCCGAGTTCGACCAGCGTATTCAGATACCGAGTGACTGTACTTCGGTCGTATCCGAGCGTCTCGGCCACTTCGTTCGCCGACAGCGGGCCCTCTCCGATGACACACAGGCAGATGTCCAGCCCGGCTTTCGGGAGCCCGAAGGCCTGAAGCAGGACCTGCCTGACGTCCGGAGGCTTGACGCTCATTTCCAAGTCAGTCACGCGTTCCATCGGTTTGTCGTGACAAGACATCGGCGGATCGTCGCGACCGAGAACGAGGACGACGTTATCAC from Natrinema sp. HArc-T2 includes the following:
- a CDS encoding helix-turn-helix domain-containing protein, yielding MSDDETTDPEGPQEIQYDPSSSRYDLFECPDCDNVVLVLGRDDPPMSCHDKPMERVTDLEMSVKPPDVRQVLLQAFGLPKAGLDICLCVIGEGPLSANEVAETLGYDRSTVTRYLNTLVELGLLRRSELNRESGGVVNVYHSVDLERMRRETLIGFYVWAGEAASLIEDANLTKQDYLEENPDQELPEVFWEAFSERDG